A section of the Paenibacillus odorifer genome encodes:
- a CDS encoding 5'-deoxyadenosine deaminase — translation MGNILIKNAEIITMNKQEEILHGDVRIKDDLIVEIGTGLIPQGDEKIIDATNRTLIPGFIQTHIHLCQTLFRGKGDDLELMDWLRKRIWPLEAAHDEESLYYSAMLGIGELITSGTTTIVDMETVHHTDFAFQAIAKSGIRALSGKVMMDQKGGDVPEALQEDTASSLQESVDLLEKWNGYGNGRIQYAFSPRFVISCTEPLLTEVRDLSARYDVKVHTHASENLGEIEIVQAMTGMRNIVYLDHLGLANERLILAHCVWLDAEERRILRDRGVHVSHCPGSNLKLASGIADTPGMLHEHVSLSLGADGAPCNNNLDMFNEMRLAAIIQKPHHGPTTMDARSVFRMATIGGAKAVGMEDKIGSIEVGKKADLVLLNLYNFHTFPSYDVDPISRIVYSATRADVETTIIDGEIVMERGLLKTVDKEIVLNEANRSIKRLLTHTSIV, via the coding sequence ATGGGAAATATTTTGATCAAAAATGCCGAAATCATTACGATGAACAAGCAAGAGGAAATTTTACACGGGGATGTCCGGATTAAGGATGATCTCATCGTTGAAATCGGCACTGGCCTGATCCCGCAGGGTGACGAGAAGATCATTGATGCTACGAACCGTACATTAATTCCGGGTTTTATCCAAACTCATATTCATCTATGCCAGACGTTATTCCGTGGTAAAGGGGACGATCTGGAGCTGATGGATTGGCTGCGCAAACGAATCTGGCCATTAGAGGCCGCGCATGATGAAGAATCCCTTTATTATTCGGCTATGCTTGGCATCGGCGAACTGATCACCAGCGGCACGACGACGATTGTGGATATGGAGACTGTCCATCATACGGATTTTGCGTTTCAGGCTATAGCTAAAAGTGGAATCCGGGCCTTGTCCGGCAAGGTGATGATGGATCAAAAAGGGGGAGATGTGCCTGAGGCGCTGCAGGAGGATACCGCATCTTCTTTGCAGGAAAGTGTCGATTTACTGGAAAAATGGAATGGTTATGGAAACGGCCGGATTCAGTATGCATTTTCTCCACGTTTTGTGATTTCCTGTACAGAGCCTTTATTAACCGAGGTGCGGGATCTGTCCGCAAGATACGATGTGAAGGTGCATACTCATGCGTCTGAGAATTTAGGGGAAATTGAGATTGTGCAGGCCATGACTGGCATGCGTAACATCGTCTATCTGGATCATCTAGGATTAGCCAATGAACGGCTTATACTGGCGCATTGCGTGTGGCTGGATGCTGAGGAGCGGCGGATTTTGCGGGATCGAGGGGTGCATGTAAGTCATTGCCCGGGTTCCAATCTGAAATTGGCCTCCGGAATTGCGGACACACCAGGGATGCTTCATGAGCATGTTTCTCTTAGTCTGGGAGCGGATGGCGCTCCATGCAATAACAATCTGGATATGTTTAATGAGATGCGATTGGCGGCGATTATTCAAAAGCCTCATCACGGACCCACAACCATGGATGCCCGCAGTGTATTCCGTATGGCTACTATTGGTGGGGCGAAGGCCGTAGGGATGGAGGATAAGATCGGGAGTATCGAGGTAGGCAAAAAAGCAGATCTAGTGCTCCTGAATCTCTACAATTTTCATACCTTCCCCTCTTACGACGTAGATCCCATCTCTAGAATTGTATATTCCGCTACGCGGGCAGATGTGGAGACAACGATAATCGACGGGGAGATCGTGATGGAAAGAGGTTTGCTAAAGACTGTGGATAAAGAAATTGTACTAAATGAAGCTAACCGTTCTATTAAAAGATTACTTACGCATACCTCGATCGTTTGA
- a CDS encoding GNAT family N-acetyltransferase: MDTEIRRARKDEIDEIMELIVKCVQVMQAGGSDQWDEHYPNREIISLDIERGNLWVCEENNAVAGILVLDEHQSEQYGKIDWTETQGPHLIMHRLAVHPEVQGKGIARRLSTFAEEYARQNSYSSIRLDTYAKNTGALALYPKLGYDLRGEVTFPGRTANFPVFEKVLEKHGNSEA; encoded by the coding sequence ATGGATACTGAGATTCGCAGAGCACGCAAAGATGAGATTGATGAAATTATGGAGCTGATTGTCAAATGCGTACAGGTGATGCAAGCAGGTGGCAGCGATCAGTGGGACGAGCATTATCCGAACCGGGAGATCATCTCCCTTGATATTGAACGTGGCAATCTATGGGTATGTGAGGAGAACAATGCGGTGGCCGGCATTCTAGTGTTGGACGAGCACCAATCCGAGCAGTATGGGAAGATTGACTGGACAGAAACGCAAGGGCCTCATTTAATTATGCATAGATTGGCTGTGCATCCTGAAGTTCAAGGAAAGGGAATTGCACGCCGTCTTAGCACTTTTGCAGAAGAATATGCTCGCCAGAATAGTTATTCAAGTATCCGTCTGGACACATATGCTAAGAACACTGGGGCACTCGCCCTATATCCCAAGCTGGGTTATGACCTCAGGGGTGAGGTAACTTTTCCAGGGCGTACCGCTAATTTTCCGGTGTTCGAGAAGGTTCTAGAAAAACACGGGAATTCGGAAGCTTAA